A single region of the Musa acuminata AAA Group cultivar baxijiao chromosome BXJ1-11, Cavendish_Baxijiao_AAA, whole genome shotgun sequence genome encodes:
- the LOC135597686 gene encoding protein ENHANCED DISEASE RESISTANCE 2-like isoform X14, whose product MSKVVYEGWMVRFGRRKIGRSFIHMRYFVLETRMLAYYKRKPQDIMLPIKTLLIDGNCRVEDRGLKMHHGHMAAFNIQEALIWKEKIELVIDQQDFITANGNKVYASIPYGPMADDGRNASSSDRESQCSPEEEEEESRPTLSRRITIGNGFPDSVPDWTCDVDSGLLSENNSDKVFSRKHWRLVRCQNGLRIFEELVEVDYLPRSCSKAMKAVGIMEATCESIFQLVMRMDGMRFEWDCSFQYGSLVEEVDGHTAILYHRLQLDWFPVFVWPRDLCYVRYWRRNDDGSYVVLFRSREHVNCSPQPGFVRAHVESGGFKISPLKTRNGRLRTQVQYLMQIDLKGWGVGYFPSFQQHCLIQMLNSVAGLREWFSQTDENYDVSKMPLMVNMTAETAPIKKDRKRKTQENSVQPNSSQYQMHGASRHHVMLDEDSDDDEDYKIPEPEQEVYPIKLENEINKAVLGEEPSASIDLSGFSGNLRRDDLDKSRNCWRISDGNNFRVRSKQFIYDKTKIPAGKHLMELVAVDWFKDVKRIDHVARRKGCAVQVASEKGLFSLVINVQVPASTHYSMVFYFVSKPLVPGSLLQLFVDGDDEYRNSRFKLIPAVPKGSWIVRQSVGSTPCLLGKAVDCTYIRGPDYLEIDVDIGSSTVANGVLGLVFGVITTLVVDMAFLVQANTYEELPERLIGAVRVSHVELSSALVPVLEASDPNV is encoded by the exons ATGTCGAAGGTGGTTTATGAGGGATGGATGGTCCGTTTCGGGAGGAGGAAGATCGGGCGCTCGTTCATCCATATGCGGTACTTCGTTCTCGAGACCAGAATGCTCGCGTACTACAAGAGGAAACCTCAGGATATCATG CTTCCGATCAAGACACTTCTCATAGATGGAAACTGCAGAGTGGAGGATAGGGGGCTTAAAATGCACCACGGACAT ATGGCAGCATTTAACATTCAGGAGGCTCTGATCTGGAAGGAGAAAATTGAACTTGTTATTGATCAG CAAGATTTCATAACAGCTAATGGAAACAAGGTATATGCTTCAATTCCATATGGACCTATGGCGGATGATGGAAGAAATGCTTCCTCCTCTGATCGGGAAAGTCA GTGTAgtcctgaagaagaagaagaagagagccgTCCTACTTTATCACGGAGAATAACCATAGGAAATG GTTTTCCTGATTCTGTACCTGATTGGACCTGTGATGTTGATTCAGGCTTGTTAAGTGAGAACAACTCTGATAAAGTCTTTTCTAGGAAACATTGGCGTCTTGTAAGATGCCAAAATG GGCTTCGAATCTTTGAGGAGCTTGTAGAAGTAGATTATCTT CCAAGGAGTTGTAGTAAAGCAATGAAGGCTGTTGGCATCATGGAAGCAACATGTGAATCTATATTCCAGCTTGTGATGAGAATGGATGGAATGCGATTTGA GTGGGATTGCAGCTTTCAGTATGGTAGTTTAGTTGAGGAGGTGGATGGACATACTGCAATACTCTACCATAGGCTGCAGCTGGACTGGTTTccagt GTTTGTGTGGCCTCGTGATCTATGTTATGTGCGTTATTGGAGACGTAATGATGATGGAAGTTATG TTGTTTTATTCCGATCAAGGGAGCATGTAAATTGTAGTCCACAGCCAGGATTCGTTAGAGCCCATGTTGAGA GTGGGGGTTTCAAAATTTCCCCCCTAAAAACTCGCAATGGAAGACTGCGGACACAAGTACAATATCTTATGCAAATTGATCTGAAAGGATGGGGCGTTGGTTATTTCCCATCATTTCAGCAACATTGTTTGATTCAGATGTTGAACAGTGTTGCTG GGCTCCGTGAATGGTTCTCCCAAACAGATGAAAATTATGATGTCTCAAAGATGCCATTGATGGTCAATATGACTGCAGAAACAGCTCCTATTAAGAAGGATAGGAAAAGGAAAACACAGGAAAATTCTGTTCAGCCGAATTCTTCACAGTATCAAATGCATGGTGCTAGCAGACATCATGTAATGTTGGATGAAGActctgatgatgatgaagattataaaattccagAACCTGAACAAGAG GTTTATCCAATCAAACTTGAAAATGAGATTAATAAGGCTG TTTTGGGTGAGGAACCTTCAGCTTCAATTGATTTATCAGGATTTTCTGGCAACTTACGGCGTGATGACCTTGACAAAAGCCGTAATTGTTGGAGAATATCTGATGGGAACAATTTCAGAGTTCGAAGTAaacaattcatatatgacaagaccAAG ATTCCTGCAGGAAAGCATCTAATGGAGCTTGTAGCTGTTGATTGGTTCAAGGATGTCAAGCGAATCGACCATGTTGCTAGGCGAAAAGGTTGTGCAGTCCAA GTTGCCTCCGAGAAGGGACTATTCTCATTGGTGATAAATGTGCAA GTTCCAGCTTCGACTCATTATAGTATGGTCTTCTACTTTGTGTCAAAACCACTGGTTCCTGGATCACTACTGCAGCTTTTTGTTGATGGTGATGATGAGTACCGAAATAGTAGGTTCAAGCTTATTCCAGCCGTTCCCAAG GGCTCCTGGATTGTGCGCCAGAGTGTTGGAAGCACTCCCTGTTTATTAGGTAAAGCAGTTGACTGTACGTACATTCGTGGACCAGATTACCTGGAA ATTGATGTCGATATTGGTTCTTCTACGGTGGCTAATGGCGTTTTGGGGCTTGTTTTTGGTGTGATTACAACATTAGTAGTTGACATGGCTTTTCTTGTGCAG GCAAACACTTATGAGGAGCTTCCGGAACGGCTTATCGGTGCTGTCCGTGTATCCCATGTGGAGCTGTCATCTGCTCTAGTACCAGTTCTCGAAGCGAGTGATCCCAATGTATAA
- the LOC135597686 gene encoding protein ENHANCED DISEASE RESISTANCE 2-like isoform X4, translated as MSKVVYEGWMVRFGRRKIGRSFIHMRYFVLETRMLAYYKRKPQDIMLPIKTLLIDGNCRVEDRGLKMHHGHMAAFNIQEALIWKEKIELVIDQQDFITANGNKVYASIPYGPMADDGRNASSSDRESQCSPEEEEEESRPTLSRRITIGNGFPDSVPDWTCDVDSGLLSENNSDKVFSRKHWRLVRCQNGLRIFEELVEVDYLPRSCSKAMKAVGIMEATCESIFQLVMRMDGMRFEWDCSFQYGSLVEEVDGHTAILYHRLQLDWFPVFVWPRDLCYVRYWRRNDDGSYGENVLAVVLFRSREHVNCSPQPGFVRAHVESGGFKISPLKTRNGRLRTQVQYLMQIDLKGWGVGYFPSFQQHCLIQMLNSVAGLREWFSQTDENYDVSKMPLMVNMTAETAPIKKDRKRKTQENSVQPNSSQYQMHGASRHHVMLDEDSDDDEDYKIPEPEQEVYPIKLENEINKAVLGEEPSASIDLSGFSGNLRRDDLDKSRNCWRISDGNNFRVRSKQFIYDKTKIPAGKHLMELVAVDWFKDVKRIDHVARRKGCAVQVASEKGLFSLVINVQVPASTHYSMVFYFVSKPLVPGSLLQLFVDGDDEYRNSRFKLIPAVPKGSWIVRQSVGSTPCLLGKAVDCTYIRGPDYLEIDVDIGSSTVANGVLGLVFGVITTLVVDMAFLVQANTYEELPERLIGAVRVSHVELSSALVPVLEASDPNV; from the exons ATGTCGAAGGTGGTTTATGAGGGATGGATGGTCCGTTTCGGGAGGAGGAAGATCGGGCGCTCGTTCATCCATATGCGGTACTTCGTTCTCGAGACCAGAATGCTCGCGTACTACAAGAGGAAACCTCAGGATATCATG CTTCCGATCAAGACACTTCTCATAGATGGAAACTGCAGAGTGGAGGATAGGGGGCTTAAAATGCACCACGGACAT ATGGCAGCATTTAACATTCAGGAGGCTCTGATCTGGAAGGAGAAAATTGAACTTGTTATTGATCAG CAAGATTTCATAACAGCTAATGGAAACAAGGTATATGCTTCAATTCCATATGGACCTATGGCGGATGATGGAAGAAATGCTTCCTCCTCTGATCGGGAAAGTCA GTGTAgtcctgaagaagaagaagaagagagccgTCCTACTTTATCACGGAGAATAACCATAGGAAATG GTTTTCCTGATTCTGTACCTGATTGGACCTGTGATGTTGATTCAGGCTTGTTAAGTGAGAACAACTCTGATAAAGTCTTTTCTAGGAAACATTGGCGTCTTGTAAGATGCCAAAATG GGCTTCGAATCTTTGAGGAGCTTGTAGAAGTAGATTATCTT CCAAGGAGTTGTAGTAAAGCAATGAAGGCTGTTGGCATCATGGAAGCAACATGTGAATCTATATTCCAGCTTGTGATGAGAATGGATGGAATGCGATTTGA GTGGGATTGCAGCTTTCAGTATGGTAGTTTAGTTGAGGAGGTGGATGGACATACTGCAATACTCTACCATAGGCTGCAGCTGGACTGGTTTccagt GTTTGTGTGGCCTCGTGATCTATGTTATGTGCGTTATTGGAGACGTAATGATGATGGAAGTTATGGTGAGAAT GTTCTTGCAGTTGTTTTATTCCGATCAAGGGAGCATGTAAATTGTAGTCCACAGCCAGGATTCGTTAGAGCCCATGTTGAGA GTGGGGGTTTCAAAATTTCCCCCCTAAAAACTCGCAATGGAAGACTGCGGACACAAGTACAATATCTTATGCAAATTGATCTGAAAGGATGGGGCGTTGGTTATTTCCCATCATTTCAGCAACATTGTTTGATTCAGATGTTGAACAGTGTTGCTG GGCTCCGTGAATGGTTCTCCCAAACAGATGAAAATTATGATGTCTCAAAGATGCCATTGATGGTCAATATGACTGCAGAAACAGCTCCTATTAAGAAGGATAGGAAAAGGAAAACACAGGAAAATTCTGTTCAGCCGAATTCTTCACAGTATCAAATGCATGGTGCTAGCAGACATCATGTAATGTTGGATGAAGActctgatgatgatgaagattataaaattccagAACCTGAACAAGAG GTTTATCCAATCAAACTTGAAAATGAGATTAATAAGGCTG TTTTGGGTGAGGAACCTTCAGCTTCAATTGATTTATCAGGATTTTCTGGCAACTTACGGCGTGATGACCTTGACAAAAGCCGTAATTGTTGGAGAATATCTGATGGGAACAATTTCAGAGTTCGAAGTAaacaattcatatatgacaagaccAAG ATTCCTGCAGGAAAGCATCTAATGGAGCTTGTAGCTGTTGATTGGTTCAAGGATGTCAAGCGAATCGACCATGTTGCTAGGCGAAAAGGTTGTGCAGTCCAA GTTGCCTCCGAGAAGGGACTATTCTCATTGGTGATAAATGTGCAA GTTCCAGCTTCGACTCATTATAGTATGGTCTTCTACTTTGTGTCAAAACCACTGGTTCCTGGATCACTACTGCAGCTTTTTGTTGATGGTGATGATGAGTACCGAAATAGTAGGTTCAAGCTTATTCCAGCCGTTCCCAAG GGCTCCTGGATTGTGCGCCAGAGTGTTGGAAGCACTCCCTGTTTATTAGGTAAAGCAGTTGACTGTACGTACATTCGTGGACCAGATTACCTGGAA ATTGATGTCGATATTGGTTCTTCTACGGTGGCTAATGGCGTTTTGGGGCTTGTTTTTGGTGTGATTACAACATTAGTAGTTGACATGGCTTTTCTTGTGCAG GCAAACACTTATGAGGAGCTTCCGGAACGGCTTATCGGTGCTGTCCGTGTATCCCATGTGGAGCTGTCATCTGCTCTAGTACCAGTTCTCGAAGCGAGTGATCCCAATGTATAA
- the LOC135597686 gene encoding protein ENHANCED DISEASE RESISTANCE 2-like isoform X3: MSKVVYEGWMVRFGRRKIGRSFIHMRYFVLETRMLAYYKRKPQDIMLPIKTLLIDGNCRVEDRGLKMHHGHMVYVLCVYNKKEKYHQIMMAAFNIQEALIWKEKIELVIDQQDFITANGNKVYASIPYGPMADDGRNASSSDRESQCSPEEEEEESRPTLSRRITIGNGFPDSVPDWTCDVDSGLLSENNSDKVFSRKHWRLVRCQNGLRIFEELVEVDYLPRSCSKAMKAVGIMEATCESIFQLVMRMDGMRFEWDCSFQYGSLVEEVDGHTAILYHRLQLDWFPVFVWPRDLCYVRYWRRNDDGSYGENVLAVVLFRSREHVNCSPQPGFVRAHVESGGFKISPLKTRNGRLRTQVQYLMQIDLKGWGVGYFPSFQQHCLIQMLNSVAGLREWFSQTDENYDVSKMPLMVNMTAETAPIKKDRKRKTQENSVQPNSSQYQMHGASRHHVMLDEDSDDDEDYKIPEPEQEVYPIKLENEINKAVLGEEPSASIDLSGFSGNLRRDDLDKSRNCWRISDGNNFRVRSKQFIYDKTKIPAGKHLMELVAVDWFKDVKRIDHVARRKGCAVQVASEKGLFSLVINVQVPASTHYSMVFYFVSKPLVPGSLLQLFVDGDDEYRNSRFKLIPAVPKGSWIVRQSVGSTPCLLGKAVDCTYIRGPDYLEIDVDIGSSTVANGVLGLVFGVITTLVVDMAFLVQWEREWRATTVVAAAGVVSSYSGNGSSKQ, translated from the exons ATGTCGAAGGTGGTTTATGAGGGATGGATGGTCCGTTTCGGGAGGAGGAAGATCGGGCGCTCGTTCATCCATATGCGGTACTTCGTTCTCGAGACCAGAATGCTCGCGTACTACAAGAGGAAACCTCAGGATATCATG CTTCCGATCAAGACACTTCTCATAGATGGAAACTGCAGAGTGGAGGATAGGGGGCTTAAAATGCACCACGGACAT ATGGTGTATGTTTTATGTGTTTACAACAAGAAAGAGAAGTATCATCAGATTATG ATGGCAGCATTTAACATTCAGGAGGCTCTGATCTGGAAGGAGAAAATTGAACTTGTTATTGATCAG CAAGATTTCATAACAGCTAATGGAAACAAGGTATATGCTTCAATTCCATATGGACCTATGGCGGATGATGGAAGAAATGCTTCCTCCTCTGATCGGGAAAGTCA GTGTAgtcctgaagaagaagaagaagagagccgTCCTACTTTATCACGGAGAATAACCATAGGAAATG GTTTTCCTGATTCTGTACCTGATTGGACCTGTGATGTTGATTCAGGCTTGTTAAGTGAGAACAACTCTGATAAAGTCTTTTCTAGGAAACATTGGCGTCTTGTAAGATGCCAAAATG GGCTTCGAATCTTTGAGGAGCTTGTAGAAGTAGATTATCTT CCAAGGAGTTGTAGTAAAGCAATGAAGGCTGTTGGCATCATGGAAGCAACATGTGAATCTATATTCCAGCTTGTGATGAGAATGGATGGAATGCGATTTGA GTGGGATTGCAGCTTTCAGTATGGTAGTTTAGTTGAGGAGGTGGATGGACATACTGCAATACTCTACCATAGGCTGCAGCTGGACTGGTTTccagt GTTTGTGTGGCCTCGTGATCTATGTTATGTGCGTTATTGGAGACGTAATGATGATGGAAGTTATGGTGAGAAT GTTCTTGCAGTTGTTTTATTCCGATCAAGGGAGCATGTAAATTGTAGTCCACAGCCAGGATTCGTTAGAGCCCATGTTGAGA GTGGGGGTTTCAAAATTTCCCCCCTAAAAACTCGCAATGGAAGACTGCGGACACAAGTACAATATCTTATGCAAATTGATCTGAAAGGATGGGGCGTTGGTTATTTCCCATCATTTCAGCAACATTGTTTGATTCAGATGTTGAACAGTGTTGCTG GGCTCCGTGAATGGTTCTCCCAAACAGATGAAAATTATGATGTCTCAAAGATGCCATTGATGGTCAATATGACTGCAGAAACAGCTCCTATTAAGAAGGATAGGAAAAGGAAAACACAGGAAAATTCTGTTCAGCCGAATTCTTCACAGTATCAAATGCATGGTGCTAGCAGACATCATGTAATGTTGGATGAAGActctgatgatgatgaagattataaaattccagAACCTGAACAAGAG GTTTATCCAATCAAACTTGAAAATGAGATTAATAAGGCTG TTTTGGGTGAGGAACCTTCAGCTTCAATTGATTTATCAGGATTTTCTGGCAACTTACGGCGTGATGACCTTGACAAAAGCCGTAATTGTTGGAGAATATCTGATGGGAACAATTTCAGAGTTCGAAGTAaacaattcatatatgacaagaccAAG ATTCCTGCAGGAAAGCATCTAATGGAGCTTGTAGCTGTTGATTGGTTCAAGGATGTCAAGCGAATCGACCATGTTGCTAGGCGAAAAGGTTGTGCAGTCCAA GTTGCCTCCGAGAAGGGACTATTCTCATTGGTGATAAATGTGCAA GTTCCAGCTTCGACTCATTATAGTATGGTCTTCTACTTTGTGTCAAAACCACTGGTTCCTGGATCACTACTGCAGCTTTTTGTTGATGGTGATGATGAGTACCGAAATAGTAGGTTCAAGCTTATTCCAGCCGTTCCCAAG GGCTCCTGGATTGTGCGCCAGAGTGTTGGAAGCACTCCCTGTTTATTAGGTAAAGCAGTTGACTGTACGTACATTCGTGGACCAGATTACCTGGAA ATTGATGTCGATATTGGTTCTTCTACGGTGGCTAATGGCGTTTTGGGGCTTGTTTTTGGTGTGATTACAACATTAGTAGTTGACATGGCTTTTCTTGTGCAG TGGGAGCGGGAGTGGCGGGCGACGACAGTGGTTGCAGCAGCGGGAGTAGTGAGCAGCTACAGTGGTAACGGTAGCAGCAAGCAATGA
- the LOC135597686 gene encoding protein ENHANCED DISEASE RESISTANCE 2-like isoform X6: protein MSKVVYEGWMVRFGRRKIGRSFIHMRYFVLETRMLAYYKRKPQDIMLPIKTLLIDGNCRVEDRGLKMHHGHMVYVLCVYNKKEKYHQIMMAAFNIQEALIWKEKIELVIDQQDFITANGNKVYASIPYGPMADDGRNASSSDRESQCSPEEEEEESRPTLSRRITIGNGFPDSVPDWTCDVDSGLLSENNSDKVFSRKHWRLVRCQNGLRIFEELVEVDYLPRSCSKAMKAVGIMEATCESIFQLVMRMDGMRFEWDCSFQYGSLVEEVDGHTAILYHRLQLDWFPVFVWPRDLCYVRYWRRNDDGSYGENVLAVVLFRSREHVNCSPQPGFVRAHVERLREWFSQTDENYDVSKMPLMVNMTAETAPIKKDRKRKTQENSVQPNSSQYQMHGASRHHVMLDEDSDDDEDYKIPEPEQEVYPIKLENEINKAVLGEEPSASIDLSGFSGNLRRDDLDKSRNCWRISDGNNFRVRSKQFIYDKTKIPAGKHLMELVAVDWFKDVKRIDHVARRKGCAVQVASEKGLFSLVINVQVPASTHYSMVFYFVSKPLVPGSLLQLFVDGDDEYRNSRFKLIPAVPKGSWIVRQSVGSTPCLLGKAVDCTYIRGPDYLEIDVDIGSSTVANGVLGLVFGVITTLVVDMAFLVQANTYEELPERLIGAVRVSHVELSSALVPVLEASDPNV from the exons ATGTCGAAGGTGGTTTATGAGGGATGGATGGTCCGTTTCGGGAGGAGGAAGATCGGGCGCTCGTTCATCCATATGCGGTACTTCGTTCTCGAGACCAGAATGCTCGCGTACTACAAGAGGAAACCTCAGGATATCATG CTTCCGATCAAGACACTTCTCATAGATGGAAACTGCAGAGTGGAGGATAGGGGGCTTAAAATGCACCACGGACAT ATGGTGTATGTTTTATGTGTTTACAACAAGAAAGAGAAGTATCATCAGATTATG ATGGCAGCATTTAACATTCAGGAGGCTCTGATCTGGAAGGAGAAAATTGAACTTGTTATTGATCAG CAAGATTTCATAACAGCTAATGGAAACAAGGTATATGCTTCAATTCCATATGGACCTATGGCGGATGATGGAAGAAATGCTTCCTCCTCTGATCGGGAAAGTCA GTGTAgtcctgaagaagaagaagaagagagccgTCCTACTTTATCACGGAGAATAACCATAGGAAATG GTTTTCCTGATTCTGTACCTGATTGGACCTGTGATGTTGATTCAGGCTTGTTAAGTGAGAACAACTCTGATAAAGTCTTTTCTAGGAAACATTGGCGTCTTGTAAGATGCCAAAATG GGCTTCGAATCTTTGAGGAGCTTGTAGAAGTAGATTATCTT CCAAGGAGTTGTAGTAAAGCAATGAAGGCTGTTGGCATCATGGAAGCAACATGTGAATCTATATTCCAGCTTGTGATGAGAATGGATGGAATGCGATTTGA GTGGGATTGCAGCTTTCAGTATGGTAGTTTAGTTGAGGAGGTGGATGGACATACTGCAATACTCTACCATAGGCTGCAGCTGGACTGGTTTccagt GTTTGTGTGGCCTCGTGATCTATGTTATGTGCGTTATTGGAGACGTAATGATGATGGAAGTTATGGTGAGAAT GTTCTTGCAGTTGTTTTATTCCGATCAAGGGAGCATGTAAATTGTAGTCCACAGCCAGGATTCGTTAGAGCCCATGTTGAGA GGCTCCGTGAATGGTTCTCCCAAACAGATGAAAATTATGATGTCTCAAAGATGCCATTGATGGTCAATATGACTGCAGAAACAGCTCCTATTAAGAAGGATAGGAAAAGGAAAACACAGGAAAATTCTGTTCAGCCGAATTCTTCACAGTATCAAATGCATGGTGCTAGCAGACATCATGTAATGTTGGATGAAGActctgatgatgatgaagattataaaattccagAACCTGAACAAGAG GTTTATCCAATCAAACTTGAAAATGAGATTAATAAGGCTG TTTTGGGTGAGGAACCTTCAGCTTCAATTGATTTATCAGGATTTTCTGGCAACTTACGGCGTGATGACCTTGACAAAAGCCGTAATTGTTGGAGAATATCTGATGGGAACAATTTCAGAGTTCGAAGTAaacaattcatatatgacaagaccAAG ATTCCTGCAGGAAAGCATCTAATGGAGCTTGTAGCTGTTGATTGGTTCAAGGATGTCAAGCGAATCGACCATGTTGCTAGGCGAAAAGGTTGTGCAGTCCAA GTTGCCTCCGAGAAGGGACTATTCTCATTGGTGATAAATGTGCAA GTTCCAGCTTCGACTCATTATAGTATGGTCTTCTACTTTGTGTCAAAACCACTGGTTCCTGGATCACTACTGCAGCTTTTTGTTGATGGTGATGATGAGTACCGAAATAGTAGGTTCAAGCTTATTCCAGCCGTTCCCAAG GGCTCCTGGATTGTGCGCCAGAGTGTTGGAAGCACTCCCTGTTTATTAGGTAAAGCAGTTGACTGTACGTACATTCGTGGACCAGATTACCTGGAA ATTGATGTCGATATTGGTTCTTCTACGGTGGCTAATGGCGTTTTGGGGCTTGTTTTTGGTGTGATTACAACATTAGTAGTTGACATGGCTTTTCTTGTGCAG GCAAACACTTATGAGGAGCTTCCGGAACGGCTTATCGGTGCTGTCCGTGTATCCCATGTGGAGCTGTCATCTGCTCTAGTACCAGTTCTCGAAGCGAGTGATCCCAATGTATAA
- the LOC135597686 gene encoding protein ENHANCED DISEASE RESISTANCE 2-like isoform X12 produces MSKVVYEGWMVRFGRRKIGRSFIHMRYFVLETRMLAYYKRKPQDIMLPIKTLLIDGNCRVEDRGLKMHHGHMVYVLCVYNKKEKYHQIMMAAFNIQEALIWKEKIELVIDQQDFITANGNKVYASIPYGPMADDGRNASSSDRESQCSPEEEEEESRPTLSRRITIGNGFPDSVPDWTCDVDSGLLSENNSDKVFSRKHWRLVRCQNGLCGLVIYVMCVIGDVMMMEVMVLAVVLFRSREHVNCSPQPGFVRAHVERLREWFSQTDENYDVSKMPLMVNMTAETAPIKKDRKRKTQENSVQPNSSQYQMHGASRHHVMLDEDSDDDEDYKIPEPEQEVYPIKLENEINKAVLGEEPSASIDLSGFSGNLRRDDLDKSRNCWRISDGNNFRVRSKQFIYDKTKIPAGKHLMELVAVDWFKDVKRIDHVARRKGCAVQVASEKGLFSLVINVQVPASTHYSMVFYFVSKPLVPGSLLQLFVDGDDEYRNSRFKLIPAVPKGSWIVRQSVGSTPCLLGKAVDCTYIRGPDYLEIDVDIGSSTVANGVLGLVFGVITTLVVDMAFLVQANTYEELPERLIGAVRVSHVELSSALVPVLEASDPNV; encoded by the exons ATGTCGAAGGTGGTTTATGAGGGATGGATGGTCCGTTTCGGGAGGAGGAAGATCGGGCGCTCGTTCATCCATATGCGGTACTTCGTTCTCGAGACCAGAATGCTCGCGTACTACAAGAGGAAACCTCAGGATATCATG CTTCCGATCAAGACACTTCTCATAGATGGAAACTGCAGAGTGGAGGATAGGGGGCTTAAAATGCACCACGGACAT ATGGTGTATGTTTTATGTGTTTACAACAAGAAAGAGAAGTATCATCAGATTATG ATGGCAGCATTTAACATTCAGGAGGCTCTGATCTGGAAGGAGAAAATTGAACTTGTTATTGATCAG CAAGATTTCATAACAGCTAATGGAAACAAGGTATATGCTTCAATTCCATATGGACCTATGGCGGATGATGGAAGAAATGCTTCCTCCTCTGATCGGGAAAGTCA GTGTAgtcctgaagaagaagaagaagagagccgTCCTACTTTATCACGGAGAATAACCATAGGAAATG GTTTTCCTGATTCTGTACCTGATTGGACCTGTGATGTTGATTCAGGCTTGTTAAGTGAGAACAACTCTGATAAAGTCTTTTCTAGGAAACATTGGCGTCTTGTAAGATGCCAAAATG GTTTGTGTGGCCTCGTGATCTATGTTATGTGCGTTATTGGAGACGTAATGATGATGGAAGTTATG GTTCTTGCAGTTGTTTTATTCCGATCAAGGGAGCATGTAAATTGTAGTCCACAGCCAGGATTCGTTAGAGCCCATGTTGAGA GGCTCCGTGAATGGTTCTCCCAAACAGATGAAAATTATGATGTCTCAAAGATGCCATTGATGGTCAATATGACTGCAGAAACAGCTCCTATTAAGAAGGATAGGAAAAGGAAAACACAGGAAAATTCTGTTCAGCCGAATTCTTCACAGTATCAAATGCATGGTGCTAGCAGACATCATGTAATGTTGGATGAAGActctgatgatgatgaagattataaaattccagAACCTGAACAAGAG GTTTATCCAATCAAACTTGAAAATGAGATTAATAAGGCTG TTTTGGGTGAGGAACCTTCAGCTTCAATTGATTTATCAGGATTTTCTGGCAACTTACGGCGTGATGACCTTGACAAAAGCCGTAATTGTTGGAGAATATCTGATGGGAACAATTTCAGAGTTCGAAGTAaacaattcatatatgacaagaccAAG ATTCCTGCAGGAAAGCATCTAATGGAGCTTGTAGCTGTTGATTGGTTCAAGGATGTCAAGCGAATCGACCATGTTGCTAGGCGAAAAGGTTGTGCAGTCCAA GTTGCCTCCGAGAAGGGACTATTCTCATTGGTGATAAATGTGCAA GTTCCAGCTTCGACTCATTATAGTATGGTCTTCTACTTTGTGTCAAAACCACTGGTTCCTGGATCACTACTGCAGCTTTTTGTTGATGGTGATGATGAGTACCGAAATAGTAGGTTCAAGCTTATTCCAGCCGTTCCCAAG GGCTCCTGGATTGTGCGCCAGAGTGTTGGAAGCACTCCCTGTTTATTAGGTAAAGCAGTTGACTGTACGTACATTCGTGGACCAGATTACCTGGAA ATTGATGTCGATATTGGTTCTTCTACGGTGGCTAATGGCGTTTTGGGGCTTGTTTTTGGTGTGATTACAACATTAGTAGTTGACATGGCTTTTCTTGTGCAG GCAAACACTTATGAGGAGCTTCCGGAACGGCTTATCGGTGCTGTCCGTGTATCCCATGTGGAGCTGTCATCTGCTCTAGTACCAGTTCTCGAAGCGAGTGATCCCAATGTATAA